A region of Arabidopsis thaliana chromosome 5, partial sequence DNA encodes the following proteins:
- a CDS encoding Mitochondrial transcription termination factor family protein (Mitochondrial transcription termination factor family protein; FUNCTIONS IN: molecular_function unknown; INVOLVED IN: biological_process unknown; LOCATED IN: membrane; EXPRESSED IN: 17 plant structures; EXPRESSED DURING: 11 growth stages; CONTAINS InterPro DOMAIN/s: Mitochodrial transcription termination factor-related (InterPro:IPR003690); BEST Arabidopsis thaliana protein match is: Mitochondrial transcription termination factor family protein (TAIR:AT1G21150.1); Has 30201 Blast hits to 17322 proteins in 780 species: Archae - 12; Bacteria - 1396; Metazoa - 17338; Fungi - 3422; Plants - 5037; Viruses - 0; Other Eukaryotes - 2996 (source: NCBI BLink).), giving the protein MAVAIPQATSLTNLVFLTKLIPRGSFTTILPKHHRKPIFVFSLQTQFSSPVTTLTSKNPKDDEQQQKLSFTLNYLIDSCGLSPDSATVASRKLLLDSPERPNTVLNLLRDHGFTTAQISSLVKKRPVLLLANAESVLLPKLSFFLSIGVSKSLLARTLASDPTILTRSLVNQLIPSYNFLKSVLDSDEKIVAALRRTTWVFLEDHTKNLVPNINYMAETGVPEKCIKLLLTHFPEAVMQKNHEFQAIAKQAQEMGFNPQKSTFVLAIHALSGKGNKSIWDKCFEVYQRWGWSEDDIMCAFKKHPHCMMLSERKINRTMEYFVNEMNMAPRSIAQCPVVLFFSLEKRIIPRCSVTKVLVSNGLVKEDWSLTSLLVPVEKVFLEKLVIKYEEELPELMNLYLGCTKL; this is encoded by the coding sequence ATGGCGGTCGCAATACCTCAAGCCACTTCTCTTACGAACCTCGTCTTCCTCACGAAATTAATCCCACGAGGAAGCTTCACCACCATACTACCTAAGCATCATCGGAAACCAATCTTCGTATTCTCTCTCCAGACtcaattttcttctccagTAACCACACTCACctccaaaaaccctaaagatGATGAGCAACAGCAAAAACTCTCCTTCACCCTCAACTACCTTATCGACTCATGTGGACTATCTCCAGATTCCGCCACCGTAGCCTCTCGTAAGCTCTTACTAGATTCACCAGAACGACCCAACACAGTTCTCAACCTTCTTCGTGACCATGGATTCACCACAGCTCAAATCTCATCTCTCGTCAAGAAACGTCCTGTTCTCTTATTAGCCAATGCTGAATCTGTCCTCCTCCCGAAACTCAGCTTCTTTCTCTCAATTGGTGTCTCAAAATCTTTACTTGCTCGAACTTTAGCTTCTGATCCAACCATTTTGACTAGATCCCTTGTTAATCAGCTTATCCCTTCTTACAATTTCCTTAAAAGCGTTCTTGATTCCGATGAGAAGATTGTGGCGGCGTTGCGGAGGACGACTTGGGTTTTCCTTGAGGATCACACTAAGAACCTTGTCCCAAACATCAACTATATGGCGGAGACTGGTGTTCCTGAGAAATGTATCAAGCTGCTTCTCACGCATTTTCCTGAAGCTGTGATGCAGAAGAACCATGAGTTCCAAGCAATTGCTAAGCAAGCTCAAGAGATGGGGTTCAATCCTCAAAAATCAACATTTGTGTTGGCCATTCATGCTCTCTCTGGGAAAGGAAACAAATCGATATGGGACAAATGTTTTGAGGTTTATCAGAGATGGGGATGGTCGGAAGATGATATCATGTGTGCGTTCAAGAAGCACCCTCATTGTATGATGTTGTCTGAGAGGAAGATTAACAGAACGATGGAATATTTTGTGAATGAGATGAATATGGCGCCTAGATCGATCGCACAGTGTCCAGTGGTGCTCTTCTTCAGCCTTGAGAAGAGGATTATCCCGAGGTGTTCGGTTACTAAGGTTTTGGTATCGAACGGGCTTGTGAAAGAGGATTGGAGCTTGACGTCTTTGTTGGTTCCAGTGGAGAAAGTGTTCTTGGAGAAGCTCGTGATCAAGTACGAAGAGGAGTTGCCTGAGTTGATGAATCTGTATCTAGGATGCACCAAACTCtga